The genomic segment ATGGCCCGTGTGGGCCTGAAGCCGACGCTCGGCCGCAGCTTTGAAACCCAGGTCAAAGACCTGCAACGCCGCGCCCGCGACGCCGCCCTCCGCCCTGTGAGTGAACAGACTCTAGGGACTACAAGCTACAGCCAGAAAGCGGACACCCATAACCTCCAGCCCCATGGCAATAGCCTGGCTAGAGCCTGGAAGGCGTTTACCCAATTTGACGATGCTTTCCAGTATGGCCGCACCAGCAGTGCGGACCTTCATGACATCGCCCAAGCCGTGTCTGAGCCAGGCATGAAAGTCACGGCCCATGACTACGGCAGCTACATCCGCCTCCAAGGTAAAAACGGGTTTCTGGACATTCGTGAAGTGAAGACAGCGACGCCCTACATCAGCTCCATGGATGCGGATTCCGCTGGGGAGGTCAGGGGTGGCGGCTCTCAGCTCTACCAGGCCGCCTTGGACTGGATTCATAACAACGGCAAAAAAGTACGCAGCGACCCCTCTGGCCTGACCTGGATCAATGACACCCGGCGCACGTCTAATCTGATGGCTAGCGCCCTGCGCTGGGGCACCACCCAGCACCTCAGCGTGCATCCTGACCAAGGAGTGCCCTGGGCAGAAGGCAACCATGAAGCGAACCTGACCGCGATGGCGAAGGTGGAGATGGCCAACGCTTTCAAAGCCGTTGCCCAGGCCCGGGATTGGCGGTATGATTTTGCCCATGAGCGATTCATTGACGCCACCGGAAGGGAACTTACCCGAGACGACTTCCACAGAGCGGTCGTTTTGGGAGATCCCGGAACATCTGGCATCGGACTATCAACTCTACAGAGAGCAGTGTTTACAGCATCCGCGATTGAAAAATCAGAGCGAGGAGAGTTGGAAGGCATTGTTCATCAGGCGGAGACTCGAGGAAGAGTTGGGAGCGGATTAGACCGCATCACCTATTCTTTGCCTAACCTGAGGGGTGGAATCGAACAAGCTGGAGCTCAGGCACTGTCTGAAGGTGTAGGAAAAAACTCTGCCCAAGCTCCTCTGTGGAATGGCATCACAGGTTACGACAGACGCGGAAACCCAAAGATTGTCGTCATCCTCAGTCGTCAGGACAGCGGAGCTTACAGCATCAAGATTAACGGGACCACGCACGACTTTAGTGAAACCCAGACCGCTGCTATTACAGGCCTCACGACTGACCAGCTCCGCGCCCTGCGTGCCGGAGATGCCAGTGCCCAGCCCGTGCTGGTCGCTAAAGCCGCCGCTCCCGCACCTGCTAAGCCGTCACCGGCCAAACCAACGAATGAGCAGGCTCAAGACCGAAGCGAAGAACTGACCGTCAAAAAAACCGATGCTGACAAAAAACATCTCACTGGTACGACCGAGGACAGCATTAACCACAAGTTACAAACCTACCTTCGCAATCCTTTGCATGCCGTAGGCGGTCCCAAATCGGTTTGGTTCAAAGGCGCGTTAGGCTTTACCCAAAGCAATGCGGATGACTTGGCCCGCCAGTTGATCTTTGATACTCGCACTGCTTATGAAAAAGAAAAAACTAAGTATGGACAAAAGTTTGATCAGATGACCCCCCTTCAGGGAGCCAATGGGAAGATCATTTCTCTCAAAGTTACCTGGATAAAAAATCCAGACGGTGTTATTAGGTTAGTAACCATCACGCCAAAAAATAAAAAACATGATTGAAGAACTTTCATTAGTTAGGCTTATTAGGCCTATATCCAGTCCAGCAATTCCGGTGGGATCAATTGGCACGGTGCTTATTGTTTATGAAGATACGCCTCCCGCCTACGAGGTAGAGTTTATAGACGTAGAAGGGACAACACTGGAAGACCCTGAAACTGATGAATCCACCTTCACTGTGAGTGAGGATGATGTGGAGCCTTGGTTGGAAAAATTAGAGGCCTAACAAGAGGTGGCGAGTCGTCTTTGATATTGTTATCGAAGAATCATTTCAGTAACTGTCTGCTAGATCAGATAACCTGATGGAATCATTGGATCGGCCCCATAAAAACATGATTGAAGAGCTTTCATTGGTTAAACTCATTCGACCCATCTCCAGCCCAGCGGTTCCTGTAGGGTCAGTTGGCACGATTTTGATGGTTCACGATTCCTCTCCTCCGGCTTACGAAGTGGAGTTCACGGACGCAAACGGAAAGACCCTCGTGGACCCGCATAGTGAATTGTTTGTTTTTACTGTGAGTGAAATTGACCTGGAGATCTGGCCGGAGAAGTTGAATGCCTAACAAAAGGTGACGAATCGTCTTTGACACCGTCATGGCAGATTCGAAACGGGGCATTAAGCTGATGAATCAAGCCCTCGCTAAAGGGCATCGGGTGACCCTCCAGTACATCCACCAGCCGCTGATGAAGGCCGTGGAAAACAGCATCACGCGGGCCATGGATAAGGACAATGGCCGCATCGTCCCTGCCGCCGTCGTGGCAGCCACTCACCTGCGCGCCCAGCAGGCCCTCTACGAACTGGCGGCCCACTACGCCGCAGACCCACGAGTGAGCGTGAAGGTCATTGACCATGAAAACTTCGCCGCACGCCCCAGCAGCTTGGCCGAGCTCAAGAGCAAACGCTACACCCAATCCATGGAGGAGCTGCAGCAGCAGGCCGTGAAGCATGCCCGCCAGTACCTCGAAACCCAGTCACACCAAACCACCCTGACGGACGACCTGAAATCCCGCATCCTGGAACTGTCTGAGGGGAAATGAAGCATCTTCATCCCAGCCATCCCAACCTGCGCATGAAAGCTATTTCCACCACTTGCTCTGCCAAAACAGGTGTGATAAAATGGCCTAACGAAATTTAACTCAACCCTCTCCTTGTTATGTCTGAAGAAGAACCACAACGCGAACCTTGGGAAAAGCTCCCCTCTGGCATTGATCCAGAACGCGAACGCTTAGCGGATGAAAGGATGAAAAAGTTGCATGACGCGCTAGCCGCCAATAATTTTGAACCATTCAAAGGGCCTCAGGGAAGCCCCGTGGAAATGACGTTGGAAGAAATCAGGGAAGCTCTCAAAAAAGCTCGCGAGAACAAGCTAAACGAGCCGATGGAGTACGACCCCATCATGGATTATTGCAGCATGTGAAACGGCTGGGGGAAGTGGAGGCATCTTCATTTCTCCTTTGGTCTGGCTTCATGTTAAACTGCCAGCCTTCTCGTCATTGAGCAATCAGTAGTTAGGCTAATTCCGGCTGGCTACCGTAGGCACCCGCGTGCGTGGTGTGCTGGGCACCCTGGGCCAGCTCAAACGCCCAGGCCCACCTGCCCAGCGCCCTGCGCCATGGCACCACCCAGCACCTCAATGGCCTAGCTACTTATAAGGACGCAGCCACTCGGGCGATCAAGACCGAAGTCCCTGGCTGGAAACCTGGAGACCACGATCATAACCTGGCCCTTCTTCTCAGGGCCGAGCACGCCTACGTCATGCAGGAGGCCCAGGCTCGGGGCATTGACCTCAGCCATTTGACACACGATCTGGCGACGGATAATATTCTTGATGGCCATACCGGGACCCCCATTACCGACACAACTCTCGAATCTCTCGTGGACCGATTGGAACCCGGAGCTAGTGGAGTTGGCGCGACTACACTTCTTAGGGCCCTTGTCACCGGATCCGCGTTACAGCGAGGACGATCCGGGGAGCGCGTTCGATCTCTACACACGGATCCGGGAGGACACACCGGAAGGGCGCAAAGTGGGAAACCAGATGAGCGGCTGGTGTCGGTGGCACGGCGTCTTTACTATAGCCGACCATCGGAAAGCGCTGGAGGCCTACCGCAAAGGCGAGTGGGTGACGCCGTATCCGGAGGGTCCGGTGGGCTCGCCGCCGCCCTTGCCGAGACGGCCCGGTTTCTAAATCAGAAACAGCCCGGCCTGGTCAATGAGCACACGCATCTCTTCACCACGGTGGAGGAGCTGCTAGCCTCTGACTACGCCCGCCAGCATCCCTTCACCGCAGAGCAAATCGCCAGCCTGCGCACCGCCGAAGGCTTCCATGACGGGAAGACCGGGCACAGCATCGTCATCGCCGAAAACACCCGCCTGCTACCGGGCGAAAATCCCCAGCAGGCCCTCACCCGTGTGGTGCTGCATGAGCGCGTGGGTCACGCCGGATTGCAAATCTTGTTAGGCAGTGCCGAAAGCCCCCGTGCCCGCCGCTGGGCCGCCCTCAGCGCGCAGATCCCCCAGGCCGAGCTGGATGCCATCGCCGGACAGGCCGAGTATCAAAAACTGGCGGGAGACCGCAGCGCCCTGGCCTATGAATGGTTCGCCCGCCGTACGGAAAAGGACGCCAGCCTGCTGGAGAAAGACAGCCTGCCCCGGCAGATGTGGGATGCCTTTCGCGAGATGGTGATGGACGTCATGGCCCATGTGGGCCTGAACCCGACGCTGGGCCGCAGCTTTGAAACCCAGGTCAATGATCTGAAAATCCGCGCTCGTAACGCCGCCCTCCGCCCTGTGAGTGAACAGACTCTAGGGACTACAAGCTACAGCCAGAGAGCGGACACCCATAACCTCCAGCCCCATGGCAATAGCCTGGCTAGAGCCTGGAAGGCGTTTACCCAATTTGACGATGCTTTCCAGTATGGCCGCACCAGCAGTGCGGACCTTCATGACATCGCCCAAGCCGTGTCTGAGCCAGGCATGAAAGTCACGGCCCATGACTACGGCAGCTACATCCGCCTCCAAGGTAAAAACGGGTTTCTGGACATTCGTGAAGTGAAGACAGCGACGCCCTACATCAGCTCCATGGATGCGGATTCGGCTGGGGAGGTCAGGGGTGGCGGCTCTCAGCTCTACCAGGCCGCCTTGGACTGGATTCATAACAACGGCAAAAAAGTACGCAGCGACCCCTCTGGCCTGACCTGGATCAATGACACCCGGCGCACGTCTAATCTGATGGCTAGCGCCCTGCGCTGGGGCACCACCCAGCACCTCAGCGTGCATCCTGACCAAGGAGTGCCCTGGGCAGAAGGCAACCATGAAGCGAACCTGACCGCGATGGCGAAGGTGGAGATGGCCAACGCTTTCAAAGCCGTTGCCCAGGCCCGGGATTGGCGGTATGATTTTGCCCATGAGCGATTCATTGACGCCACTGGAAGGGAACTTACCCGAGACGACTTCGATCAAGCGGTCGTTCTGGGAGATCCCGGAACATCTGGCGTCGGAGTATCGACTTTACGCCGAGCAGTGCTCACAGCATCCGCGATTGAAAAATCAGAGCGAGGAGAGTTGGAAGGCATTATTTATGATTCGGAAGTTAGAGGAAAAAAATGGGGCGGATTAGACCGCATCACCTATTCTTTGCCCACAGGGGCAGCTTCGCCCCAGCGGCAGCAGATTGGCAGCGTGCTCATGTTCAGCGCTAGCAGCACGGCCACGCACGAAGACACACCTTGAGTTAGGCCTGATGCTTTCATCCCTTCCATGAATTTAAAAATGACTCGTTCCATGTTCAGTCGTGAAGCTCGGTTTTTCACGGTGGAGTCCATGCCGCTCGTGTGGGATGACTCCCAACTGTGGTTGATGGGGCGTGAGGGAAAGATCCTGTCTCCAGACCAAGAACTGCCCTGGACCTCTGCACCCGGTACGGCGGAGCTGACCTGGGAGCCGTGGGTGGCGGCGGTGGCGGAGTACTGGCAAAGGTGAAGGGGCTTTTCCCCACGCAGCCAGGACGGGGCAAGGGTAGTGCGCCACCCGCAGGGCTGTTGGTTCACGATACCTCCTGGGGAGACAGAGCGTGGAACCCCGCTTACGGATGGCGCAAGAAGACCCTACCGATGCCGCGAGGAAGGTCAATGAAGAAACCTACGCCTAACAAAAGGGATGAAAATGAAAGGGGATGCAGCCGGTGCGCGTGGGTGGCTTCTAGAAAGGGGGGCAAGCTAAACGCAGCCTGAGATGAGGCTGGGGGCGATGAGGGTATTTTTTGAGGGGCTGTTTGCGCCCTTGCGAATGAAGAGGCGAACCCTATTTTGACGTGCCACGCTTCTGGAGTCAGTACCCCTAGGTTCCTTTGCGGTGGGCGATAACCTTTTTACACCACGTGACCGATGATCGAAGACCTAGCCTGCGTGCGGCTGAAGAGAAGCATCGCCCCTTATCCCATTCCTGTGGGCACCACGGGAGCGGTCGTCATGGTTTACGATGCAGACCCACCTGGGTATGAGGTGGAGTTCTTCGACAATGAGGGCCAGACGATACAAGACCCGCAAACGCGTCAATTCACCTTTACCCTCATGGAGGAAGACCTGGAGGTGATCCCCTGAGTGGAGAGGCAGCGGCGAGGCCCAGGGGCCTGCTTGCAGAGCTTGGGGCGATGAGTCGCCCTCTAGGATCGTTTTTAAGACCGCTCAAAGTTTGGCTCTTCGGCCTCTCCCCTCAAGCGTTCATTTCTTTTGGTTAGGCCGGATCGCCTTTCCATCCGTCAGGTGACCTTAGCGGGGCCTGGCCAGTCGCGGCTTACAGTTGCAGACCGGGTATCTGGTGAAGCTCCTCGGGCACGGAGGTCAGTGGGTTGCCGGTGAGGATGAGCCTCCGCAGCTCTGGTAGCTGGCCCACCTCGGGCGGCAGGGTGGTGAGGCGATTGCGCTTCAGGTACAGCTTCACCAGCGAGGTCAGGTTTCCAATCTCGGGCGGCAGGTGCTCCAGGCCGATGTTGTCCAGGAACAGGGTGCGTAGCCCGGTCAGTCCCCAGAGTTCCGCTGGCAGGTCGGTGAGGGGATTGTCATTGAGGCTCAGCTCCATGAGCCGTTTCAGTTGGCCGATCTCGGGCGGTAGCCGCGTGAGCTGATTTCCCCACAGGTGCAGCCGCCACAGGCGCGTGAGCTGGCCAATCTCTGGCGGCAGCTCCGTCAGCGCATTCTCGCCCAGGTAGAGCTGATCCACCTTCGTCAGCCGCCCGATCTCTGGCGGCAGCGTGGTCAGCCGATTTTTGAGCAAGAAGATCACCTCCAGGTCTGTGAGCAGGCCGATCTCGCGCGGCAGGCAGGCGAGGCGGTTTCCGTTCGCCGAAAAAAACTTCAGCGCCGTGAGCTGGCCGATCTCCGTCGGCAACTCCGTGAGCCCCAGCGAGTCGAGATTCAGATTCGTCCCCCGTTCCCCCAGCCCCCGGCAGACCTCCATCCGCCGCCGCGCCTCCTCATACGCCCCCCGCGCCTCAGGTGTCATGGATGGATCCGTCATGGTGGGGGGAAGGTGACGCTCAAGATAAAGAACGCATCACCGACCGCAACGAAAAGGCGGGGTGGAGAGACAGCGCGGGGAGTGGATCCGGTGGTGCCGCTGGCGCAGGTGGCGGATTTTGAGAAGGAAATGAATGCGGCGCAGGTGGACTGGCAGTTGGTCTCTTACAGTGGGCCGGTGCATAGCTTTACTCAAAAGAAGGCGGGGAATGATGCTTCGACGGGGAGTGCTTACCATGCGCTGGCGGACGCGAGATCTTGGAAGGCGATGCGGACTTTTTTGGATGAGATCTTCGTGGCGGCTGCGGCTGAATGAGTTCGCGGGGGAGGTTTTTTTGATCATGCTGGATTCATGGCCGTTCGCTTCTAGATGGGGTTGGGCGGCCTGCTGTGATCTGTGTTCTTTGAAATACTGTTATGATGCTTTTTGTTAGGTTGGGTGCGTTTGACCCGTCCGGTGCGGAGCTCCATTCTACAGACGCTTTTGGTTGACTGAGCTGTCGGCGATTGAGGGGGATCTGGAAGAAGCTCATTGTCCTGCATCTATGGCCTGCCTCCTCTGGTGGACGCACAAACAGGGCAAGGCGGGGCACAGACCACATGGGATTTCCATGAGCTATCCTCCCGCCGAAATGTGGCGCAGGTCATGAAACCTTTGCCGTTTTTTTTGGGGGGATGATGCCTGGATTCAGCAAGGCGCTAGAGCCTAGTTATTGAGTCGCGGATGAATTGCCCTTGCCGCATTGCACCAGGGTGTCGCAGGTGCTCAGAACATGAGGGTGGGCATTGCTCCGGTGCCGGATGACATTGTAGGACCACACGGGAAAATTGTTGGGCAGGTCATAGCCCACGATCCCGGGGTACCTGCTCAGGGCGACAGCCTCAGGCAGGATGGCCATACCCTTGTTGGCGATGATGCAGCCGTACAGGCTCTCCTGATCATGGAGGGGGTAGGCGATGGCAAAGCCTTTGCCCTGTAGGTTCGTGCTGTATTGGGTGATCTGGCCGAACAAGTCGGGCAGGTACTTGTGATGATACCAGGCCCACTTGATCGTCTTATCGCTGAACAATTTGCGCGTTTGGTCATTGTTGAGCTGCCTGTCCGTGGATGAATCTTTGCCGAGCGGATCCGCGAGAGCTGATACATAAAGACGTGATTTCTGAGCAAAACCCCCGGCGCTGAGAAGCGGATCATACCCCCATTTCTGCTTGGCTTCGGCGCTTTCGCGTTTGAGCACCTCATCCAGCACGATGGCGGCGTCAATCCGGGCGGACACCACCGCCTTTGCCAGCACCTGGCTGCTATCGGAAATCAGTTCATACTGAATGTTAGGCAGGGCTTGGGCTAGGGCTGGCAACGCAGCATCCATCAGCCCGGTGCATGATTTGGTAAAGCCGAGCGACAGGCGGTTTGGAGAGACCTGATTTTCCAGATTGCGAAACGCGGTATCCACCTCATGGAGGATCTCGCGCACCCATTCTCCCTTTTTGGATAGTGCCGAGTCTCTTTTAAACAAAGGGTTGCGTTTCTTTTTGTTTGTCGCTCCAGGTTGGTTGACGAAGTCAGATTTGGGGAGGAAGGTTTCCGCCAGATCCTGCAGCAATTCACAGATGGTTGCAGGTGTCCGGTCCAATCTTTTGGCCACTTCTTTCTGGCTGACACCCGAAGCGCATAGGAGAAAGGCCCGGATTTGAAGCGGGGATAGGTCAAGCAATTTGTCGGTAGGCATGCGAATCCGAATCTGGGATTCGGCGAATCCGAAGGCAATCGCATTTCGCTACCACTTAAGAATTTGCTGCCGATTTACTCCGGTGTCAGCAACCGGGTATGCCTTCCAGCCGCCCGGACTGACGAGATCAAAAATCGTAAATCAAAAACCGTGATCGTGATGAAAAAGCTCCTGAAAATCCACCGTCTGTTGCCGCATCTGACTCTCCTGGTGGCCATTGCTGCCTTTGGTCTGGAGGTGCGCACCTTCCAGATGACACAGGTCCAATGGGTCGCTGAACTGAAAGCGCAGACCCTCCAAGCTCAGCGCGAACGCGCTCACTCGCTCTGGGATGACTGGGAGCGTGTCTTGACTGCGGAGGTCAATCATGACTTCAAACGCCTGATGAAGTGGCTCAGCTCTTATCCTGCCCAGTGGTCCAATGCCTCGCCAGAGGAACGCCAGAGCTACGCTGACTGGCTGAAGCTGTTCATCACCGCCAGCTCCCTCGACACCCACAGCTACGAAAAACTGCTGGCAAACATTCCGGGCCATGTGCGCCAGGCATTCCTGCCGAAGGACAAGAAAGCCACGCTGACGATCGCCGAGATCGAGCGTGTCCGCCGCTCCACGCTGGCCTGTTTGAATCTGACCGAGAAAATCTGTGTCGCCTATATCTATGGCATGGCTGATCGTGAAATCCTGGATTACGCTTTCCGGGGTGCCGTGGTCAATATGACCGCTGATGCGCACCTCTTCATCCAGGTTTGGCGGTCAGAGGACGGACGTGGCATCCCAGATGCCTGGCAGGCCATCACGGACATGGTCAATGCACCGGGCGGTGCCTGGCATGTCGATAACCAGCCTGCGGTCAAAACGATGCAGGCAGATGTCCTGCAGCACGCACTGGAGGCGCAATCAGGCTCGCTGAAGAGGCGGGCTTCGGTATCGCCGAAAGGCAG from the Prosthecobacter dejongeii genome contains:
- a CDS encoding dienelactone hydrolase family protein, with the translated sequence MTLKIKNASPTATKRRGGETARGVDPVVPLAQVADFEKEMNAAQVDWQLVSYSGPVHSFTQKKAGNDASTGSAYHALADARSWKAMRTFLDEIFVAAAAE
- a CDS encoding zeta toxin family protein produces the protein MVFDTVMADSKRGIKLMNQALAKGHRVTLQYIHQPLMKAVENSITRAMDKDNGRIVPAAVVAATHLRAQQALYELAAHYAADPRVSVKVIDHENFAARPSSLAELKSKRYTQSMEELQQQAVKHARQYLETQSHQTTLTDDLKSRILELSEGK
- a CDS encoding leucine-rich repeat domain-containing protein, which translates into the protein MTDPSMTPEARGAYEEARRRMEVCRGLGERGTNLNLDSLGLTELPTEIGQLTALKFFSANGNRLACLPREIGLLTDLEVIFLLKNRLTTLPPEIGRLTKVDQLYLGENALTELPPEIGQLTRLWRLHLWGNQLTRLPPEIGQLKRLMELSLNDNPLTDLPAELWGLTGLRTLFLDNIGLEHLPPEIGNLTSLVKLYLKRNRLTTLPPEVGQLPELRRLILTGNPLTSVPEELHQIPGLQL
- a CDS encoding DUF4926 domain-containing protein is translated as MIEDLACVRLKRSIAPYPIPVGTTGAVVMVYDADPPGYEVEFFDNEGQTIQDPQTRQFTFTLMEEDLEVIP
- a CDS encoding DUF4926 domain-containing protein, with the protein product MIEELSLVRLIRPISSPAIPVGSIGTVLIVYEDTPPAYEVEFIDVEGTTLEDPETDESTFTVSEDDVEPWLEKLEA
- a CDS encoding DUF4926 domain-containing protein, giving the protein MIEELSLVKLIRPISSPAVPVGSVGTILMVHDSSPPAYEVEFTDANGKTLVDPHSELFVFTVSEIDLEIWPEKLNA
- a CDS encoding DUF6883 domain-containing protein, with amino-acid sequence MARVGLKPTLGRSFETQVKDLQRRARDAALRPVSEQTLGTTSYSQKADTHNLQPHGNSLARAWKAFTQFDDAFQYGRTSSADLHDIAQAVSEPGMKVTAHDYGSYIRLQGKNGFLDIREVKTATPYISSMDADSAGEVRGGGSQLYQAALDWIHNNGKKVRSDPSGLTWINDTRRTSNLMASALRWGTTQHLSVHPDQGVPWAEGNHEANLTAMAKVEMANAFKAVAQARDWRYDFAHERFIDATGRELTRDDFHRAVVLGDPGTSGIGLSTLQRAVFTASAIEKSERGELEGIVHQAETRGRVGSGLDRITYSLPNLRGGIEQAGAQALSEGVGKNSAQAPLWNGITGYDRRGNPKIVVILSRQDSGAYSIKINGTTHDFSETQTAAITGLTTDQLRALRAGDASAQPVLVAKAAAPAPAKPSPAKPTNEQAQDRSEELTVKKTDADKKHLTGTTEDSINHKLQTYLRNPLHAVGGPKSVWFKGALGFTQSNADDLARQLIFDTRTAYEKEKTKYGQKFDQMTPLQGANGKIISLKVTWIKNPDGVIRLVTITPKNKKHD
- a CDS encoding DUF4760 domain-containing protein, yielding MKKLLKIHRLLPHLTLLVAIAAFGLEVRTFQMTQVQWVAELKAQTLQAQRERAHSLWDDWERVLTAEVNHDFKRLMKWLSSYPAQWSNASPEERQSYADWLKLFITASSLDTHSYEKLLANIPGHVRQAFLPKDKKATLTIAEIERVRRSTLACLNLTEKICVAYIYGMADREILDYAFRGAVVNMTADAHLFIQVWRSEDGRGIPDAWQAITDMVNAPGGAWHVDNQPAVKTMQADVLQHALEAQSGSLKRRASVSPKGSPQKLLAPQMEPVNGMRTKRVEKLIAPQGDNIRATPTKPQEPLVAPQPLPPVHLMEKEGEKKLIAPQLSIQRKSQEFAVR